The region GGAAAAACCTCACTACATTCTACTATTTCCTGTGGGTGAGAACGATGccatttgcttctgggtccaggCGAGGCTTGGAGACCCAACAGAAAACGTTTAGTTCTTTGGGGTGGCCTGTGAGGATGAtggctttggggtggggggcatcttAGCTGGAAAGCAAAGAGGTGAAGGATGAAGCAACAAGCGGAAAGGAGATCTCCACACTTGGTGGGTCCAAGAGAAGAGATGGAAAGCTTTTCACTTGGAGCAGGAAATACCAATGTTTGGACCTTCAGACTCGGCCCTATGGGAATGATGGCTTAATGGTAGGCAAGACTTTCGAATATAACCGCTTTGGCTAAAACGGAGGCGTCTAATCTTGGCAACGTttgaagacttgtagacttcaattcccagaattccccaacctgcATGGggaatgggggattctgggagttgaagtccacgaagCTTAACGTTTCCAATGTTGGACACTCCTGGGCTAAACTATGGTTACGCAAAAGAAGGAACTTCTTTGTGTCTGAATGTACGACGCTGTTGTTGATCCACTATCTCAAAAAGGGATCGATTCAACATCTATGGAGAATCTCAGTTCATGCAGGtcctggatgtcccaaaggtgctttttcaagaggcaactggactttctagcttttctttgaagacgtttcgcttctcatccaagaagcttcttcagctttgactggatggtggtgaaggaatgaaggaagtaagaaagagaagggagggagggaggaggaaggaaggaaggattgattgagaatctccacagacttcagtttcttccttttttcctccttctcttcttcctccctcccttcctttatcCCTCCCGTAGTGGTCCTTCCGTCCCGTAGACAGACGGTAGTGgtccttcttcagctttgactggatggtggggaaggaacgttggaaaggagaaagagaagggagggaggaggagggagggagggagggaggaggaaggaaggaaggaaggaaggaaggaaggaaggacggacagaCCGTAGTGgtccttcttcagctttgactggatggtggggaaggaatgaaggaagtgaaaaagagaagggggagtgagggagaaaggaaggagggagtgaggaagaagggaaggaggaaaaaaggaagaaactgaagtctgtggagattctcaatcatccaggtcctggttgtcccaaaggtgctttttccagaggcaactggactttctcatttttctttgaagacgttttgcttctcatccaagaagcttcttcagctctgactcctggcccaccatccagtcagagctgaagaagcctcttgaatcagaagcaaaatgtcttcgaaggaaaaccagaaagtccagctgcctcttgaggGCAAACTGTGACCAAACGAAGAGAGGAGCAGTCCTGGATGACGACAATTGTTTTCTCCACACCCGATCTCTTCTTCTCCAGCTTAGTTATCTCCAAACAAGACATCTCTCATGGCTTTCTCCATTGTTGTTGTCGATTTTTTTCCTCCACCAGAAACGGAGATCCGTGCCACCGTCATCACAGAATCCAGCGGGCTGATCACCATCCTCAGCATGCTTTCAATCCAAGTGGCCAAAGAAGATCGCGAAGCTCAGTTTCACTGCCAAGTCAATTATACCCTGATGGGGACAAACAAGACAGCAGTATCAGAGAGCTTCAAAATCAACGTTTTATGTAAGTCTGGGCTCAGCACGCGGTTTGGGTCGGGTCCATTTGGAGACCGCGGTTGATCACACTGGGAATTGATGTaggtcaagggtgtcaaacccatGGCATCACGGTGGTGTCATGGGACGTATCGCgacttcccccttcactaaactggcgtGGCCaacacgtgatgcatccagcccttgGCATGCGGGTTTGacagccctcaacttatgactacaatagGGACCGGAATGTCAGTcacatgcagtggtgaaattcaaattgttttactactggctctgtgggtgtggcttggtgggtgtggcaggggaaggatactgcaaaatctccagtccttccacactccaggggaaggatactgcaaaatccccattccctccccaggggaagaatactgcaaaatctccagtccccccccccactccaggggaaggatactgcaaaatccccattccctccccactccaggggaaggatacttcagtccctccccactccaggggaaggatactgcaaaatccccatgccctccccactccaggggaatgatactgcaaaatccccattccctccccactccaggggaaggatacttcagtccctccccactccaggggaaggatactgcaaaatccccattccttccccactccaggggaaggatactgcaaaatccccattccttccccactccaggggaaggatactgcaaaatctccattccctccccactccaggggaaggatactgcaaaatccccattccttccccactccaggggaaggatactgcaaaatcccattccttcccactccaggggaaggatacttcagtccctccccactccaggagaggatactgcaaaatctccagtccctccccactccaggggaaagatactgcaaaattctcattcccggtatttgccagttctctgaactattcaaagtttccgctactggttctccagaagaggtcagaacctgctgaataccacctctgattttgcGCTGCTTCTCTTCTAGATGCCACCCAGAACGTGACTTTTACGCTGGACCAAGCGAACCAAGAGTTGAAGGAAGGAGACAACGCAACTTTGGTCTGTGAAGGTGATGGGAATCCACCTCCCGAATACACTTTATTCAAGACCGAGGTGAGCCTCTTGtcccggatcccattccaacttcCCCACATATCTTGCTAAACCATGGAATGACTAACTATAAGCAAACCAGGTTAAGATTGCACGAATGCAGCCTTCCCAACTTGAGGGAGCTGCTTATACATGCAAGACACACCATGATGAATGGCTTACCAACTCCTGATGGAAATGGATCTTGGAAACCTTTTCATAGAGACCTAGCTGtactactttctctctctctgtcttcctctctccctatctctctatctatctctatacctgtctctgtctgtctgtctgtctctgtctctctgtctgtctgtctgtctgtctgtctgtctgtctctctctctctctctctcttgtattATATAATAAATCTGGCCATGGTAGACGGCCCTCTGTAAGTGGAGCAAACACCATCACCCAATTGTGACTGTGTGGTCAAAAAACTCAACATTCAGTGTCAAGAGTGCCAAAATGGAACCTTTAATAGGAGATTTTGCTGATTTCCTGGCAGtgacaaataaagcaaataaataaataaatgtatttgcaaTCTAGACATACGTTTATAATATTCCAGATTTCATGTTTCATATTTTGTACTTTCATCTCTTGGGTTTTTATCAAGATGTGTGGAATGAGCCATATGTATGAGAGAGGGGCGGAGAGAGGGAGGTAATAGagaggtgatggatggatggatggatggatggatggacacagacagaaagacagagatgatagagatgagagTCAGAGATGAAAGAGGTGATAGAGACAGATAGCTAGAtagcgagagagagagcgagagagagagagacagacagacagacttgtcAAGCGACTGGGTGGCttaaaaatatcattaaaaagatacaaataaaaagagaaaggaacaaggcACAAAACAAATAACTCAAGAGGACACATTATTGAAtccggggggaggggaaataagaaaatatgaaaatgtaaatgtacaggtggaaaaatgatatgaattgacaaacgttaaatagcaattataagaatgtatacttaagaatgaatttggaaggaaaaataaaaagaactttaaaaaaaaaatcataaaaacagAGCTGCAAACATTAAAGCATTAAGTATGAAATAAACAGAATTTAATTAAGTTAAAAGCCGGAATGCTGCGAGGTGGGAGGTGGGATCTCCTTCCCAGTTCACAGACCCCCCTCCTCCTGCCCCAAACAGGACACACAGTTCTTGGCCCCAGACGGGAGGCTCTTATTTCCCAGCGTCCTGAGAAACGACAGCGGTGTCTACGTGTGCAAAGCCCTGGATTTGCACACCTTTGAAGAGTTCGCCGCTTCGGTAGACCTGATGGTAAACTGTGAGTAGCTCTCCTGGTCCTCGTTTCCGATTTCACAGGACTCGGGGACAAAGCGAGCTTCTTGCTAGGAAAGCGAGCTTCTTCACGCAGAGACAAGATAATGCTGGGGTTGCAAAAAGGTGGTTGTacgtctgtgatggcaaacctatggcacgcatgccacaggtggcacgcagagccctctctacggGCACATCAGCCATCACTCCAGTTCAGCTCAGCTGCACATGCCtgcgtgcctcctgctggccaggtgGTCAtcgggtctctgccgcgcatgcacgGTGGGCAGGCGCATGTGGGGTGTGcaagcacacatgcacaggggacgCATCCACGGTGTTTGTGTGCTTGCATtgcattgggggggggcttgTGGAACActcccgtgccctgttttgggcttggaaagcctcctggaagccaaaaaatgggtgaggggggcCTGAGGTGCCTGCGCGGGGGATAGGGAGTGCAGAAGGTCACACAGGCATGGGGAGGGGCTGAGGGGTGCGCGTGGGGTGTCACACAAACATTGCATTACGGGCGCGCTTTTGGCACACGCActgacaaaaagtttagccatcactggattatATGCACATGCAGGAGGCCGTGCACCAGTGGGGGGGCACACGGTACCCCCCCTACGGTCATACCGGAGCTGTCCGGAGCACCGTGTAACGTtgcggtatggtgctccggagggcccacccgcctgcccgaacTCACCTGTCCCttaaagccttcggcgcttcCGTGCATGGTGGAACAGCGCCTGCATAATGCTCcaatgagcagctggagtgtcgcggaggcttgcggaagtgtcGCTGGCAGCTACAAAGCATGAGCGTACCGTGCGCATCCAAGTGGGTAACACCGGGCCCTTCCAACCGgtaccggaacccaccactgccatgcacGCTTGCAAGGGGGGAAGGGTGCATTCATGGTGGGGCCATGCGCGCTGTGGACACTCAGTCTGCAAAAGGTTAGACATCACTGTTGTAGGCTGTAATGAGGGCATCGGGAAGTCTTTCTCTTTTGATGCTAACTAAAGATCAGGCTTTTGGGAGTTAAGACTGTTTCTCTCCTCCAGACCCTCGACGTACCCACCATCTTCCCAGCTGGACCCCAGGAACCAGCAGAAGGAGAAGACCTGCTCCTGAACTGCTCCACCTCGGGATCCGGACCCTTGAAATTCCAGTGGCAGAAGGTACCTTTGGTGGTTGTGCCCAGTGGGGTGGTTGGCCAATTTGGAACAAAAGTGGGCCGTGGTTCATTCATGGGGCCCCAAGGCGATAGTGGACAGGGGAGGGATGCAAAATAGGCGAGGTTCACCTTGTGGAGGACAGGTGGAGGTGGGGttggaaaaggagagggagagaaagagaccaaAGTCTCAGGAGGGACGgaactaaagggaaaaaaaagctaAGGAAAGGGGACCACagggtgattttttccccccattctagAAAGGGACGCTCATTGCAGACGGTGCCGTCCTGAACCTGACTTCCATCACCTATGAGAAAATGGGCAATTACACCTGTGTGGTGACAATGCCAGACTTCCCAGGTTGGGTGCGCTCCCGGCACATTTTTATTGCTGTTCGAGGTAGGCACAGTGGGGCACCCAGTAACCCTCACCACCTTCTCCCTTAAGCACTCTTGAAACCATCAGGCAGCGCCCAACGTCTGCCCTTTCTCCACTTGCAGCAAAGCCCCAGACGGTGCCTCTGGAGCAGAATCTGAGCGTGCGGGAAGGGGAGGTGATGGAACTGACTTGCAGCTTCTACTCGGTGCCTCGGATGAACACCTCTTGGAGTACCAGTAACGGCACGGTAAACAGCAATAagtacttagacttatctaccgcttcacagggcttttacagccccctttaagttgtttacagagtcagcctcttgtcctccctccccctcccaaacaatctgggtcctcattttactgaccttggaaggacggaaggctgagtcaaccttgagcctggtgacccTCCTGACCAAAAACTCATAAATTGTAGTCCGGTGATTGTGGGGCACTGCCAATGGCCCTAAATGCAGTCTAGTTGCCGAGTTatccaaaatgcagtcacatgaccacgagggtggggtggggaaaggaCCTCAGAACTTTAAAAGAGGGTTGCAAGTTTGTTAAAATTTTGAACGGTCGCGAGGGACCGATCATAAATCGGAAACTCTCTGTAAAGCTGAGCAGTAACGGTCTCCTCTTTTCTTCACGACTGGTTCGGTAGCGGGAGTGCACATCCCGGAAGGTCCAcaatgacgtctgggtgggtgggcggagcctcgtgctaccgccactactggtttgcccgaaacagtgtgaaccggcagaataccaacTCCTGAAACTACTGGTCATAATTTcttctcacaacagtcactcgggcccttgtgacctctaggctggaatactgcaatgtgctctacatggggctgcccttgaggagtattcggcgacttcaactagtccagaatgcagccgcgcgagcgattgtgggtgcacctcgcttcacccacgtaacacctatcctccgcgagctgcgctggctacctgtcgatctccggatacgcttcaaggtgctacttgccacctataaagcccttcatggtagtggatctgggtacttgagagaccgcctactgccgatcacctccacacgacccattagatctcatcgtttaggcctcctccgagttccatccgctggccaatgccgactggccaccacgcggagagccttctcggtggtagccccgacccaatggaacgatctccccgtggagcttcgtaccctcaccaccctccagaccttccgcacagcccttagaatctggctctcccgtcaggcctgggctaaagattgtaacccgcccgaatggtatgaatgttgcgttttaatcatgtactgtcctatatgtaaaagtctgtcccccccttccttttgattatgagccccctgagtccccccagggaaaagggcggcatataataaaatccaatccaatcttgtCTTTTCcctatttaaaaataacaaccaCTTCATCCACTGTTGAAATTCCTCTCAACAAAATAGGaactcttccatctctctctttccctctcctctctcttttttaaaggtGCACACATCCAGAAGGAAAAACCAGTACAATAGCACTCTCTCCGTTCTGGTCACAAGGAAATCCTCAAATCGGGTCTCAACTGCACTGGTGAAATGAATTTGGGTCGGAAAATCAGCACTTCCCGCTCCGTAAGTGGCTCCCACCTCCCCTTTGGCCTCTCCCACTCCTGTGGGAAAAAACATTTGCCCTGTTTGCCAATCAGCTCGTAAGGAACTTGGGTTCTAGAACAAAAGTGTCCAGttttttaagacctgtggacttcaactcccagaattccccagccacacttgggtggctgtggaattctgggagttgaagtccacaggtttagaagttgacaaggttggaccCAACTCAGTGAGTGGGTTCTGAATCCCGTTGCAACCGATAggctgcaacggggccgggcgtccaccacaagCACGTGCGCAGCACGAGCATTGCGTACTTACCACCGGCGTACACTCCAGCGCTTCGGCACAGGCATTGCGCAGATGCCGTACACTCCGTGCATGTGCACGaaagccccgatcagctcaaTACAGATAAGGAGGAGGACAAGCAGGTGGACCCTACAGAGCCCATACCGAAATGGTACCAGGTGCTCCCCAGCAGGCATCGGGACGTACCGGTAGTATCCCACCACTTGacccaactgccataaatatgttgtggcgggggaattctgggagttgaaagcccACAAGTCTTTCCTTTCACGtcttttttattgaaatttttttttttataaaagctttcacaaatatttacctcccctccccctcccccaaccctcccctcccaaacccaccccacccccagcctcACCCTCctccccggcttcccagaacaaatacagggtataaatcttaaCAAGCATATTCTAccataaactaaaagaaagttagtatcatctttcatttgtgcttttaaCTGTTTTGTCGTTGtatttttaaatccttttaatattttttaacttgttttttatgtaagccgcccggagtccttcgggatttggcagcatacaaatccattaaatcttaatcttaaatcttttgcattattccACAAAAATTTGCAACCTCACCTTCCCGAATCAATCAAGGTGAAAAGGCGCTTTCCCAAATGAACTCTTTTCTTTTGAGTTTATCCATGAGGGTGCCAACAtcaacaacagtggtgggattcaaatttgtttttactaacagttctgtgggtgtggcttggtgggtgtgacttggtgggtgtggcaggggaaggatactgcaaaatccccatttctccgatcagctgggacacgggaggcagagaacagatggggggccggccagccagaggtggtatttactagttctttgaactactcaaaatttccacttccagttctccagaactggtcagaacctgctgaatcccacctctgaccaGCAAATGACATACACCAGCTTGCTCTCGTGTGccgaaggagaaaagaaagtaaaagtaaACAGGATTTAAGGGGTTTTGCAACTGGGGGCCCATGATGGCCAAACGTGTTTCTCTTCCTTTCAAGGGCTGAACACCAGAGTCGATCCTGATAAAAGTAAGTGCTTCTCTGTTAGCCAccattcgcccccccccccaaaaaaaaaattgtagcagGAACTTTATTGCTGTTGCCATCTTGGCTTTGGGAGCCACCTTCCCTGCAGACGCCCCGTTTATAACTGACAAAAGAGGCTCTAGTGCAGAATtttgcatgctggctggggaattctgggagttgaagtccgcctatCTTAAAAAGTTGCTGAGGTGGAAAAACGTCGCGGGAATTCCTGCGACCTACCACCGTAATGGACCCTGCCGAATCAAGGTCAAAAGTCACACCGGTTGTACAAAAAAAGAGGTCGGGCAGGTGACTCTTTTTGAGGTGGTCACTAATCAaacaacatggttgtaaagtggcAGTGGTAGTCATTAAGCAgatatggttgttaagcgaaccagtGCTTTGCGATGGGCTGGTTTTGCCAAAGGAAACCAGGGCTGTTTCCAGAGAATCCATCGTTAAGACACAATTGCACAACTGGCCAACGCGGCAAACGGCTGTAGAAGCAGTTCAGTTGCCTTGCGACCAACATAGTAGTCATAGGAGGAGGTGGGGTAGCTATCAGAATGTTTGGAAACTGGGGTTCATAAGTACCCCCAGGAGGGGTtctgacatagcaatagcacttacataccgcttcacactgctttactgccctctctaagcggtttttacagagtcagcctattgcccccaacaatctgggtcctcattttacccacctcggaaggacggaaggctgagtcaacctggagcctggtgagattcagtctgccaaattgcaggcagccagcattcagcagaagtagcctgccatactgcactccaaccactgagccacctcagctcttaacaTAACCTTGAATGATCGTTAAGTGACTAATAAAAAGTTGAAGACATTCTACTACCTTTCCAGGTGGCAGCCTGGGCCATTAGGGGTGTGAGTGGGAGGCACACATGTTCGCACAGCGAAGTGGCACCTGTGTACCCTCCACTTGCATGAATAGAGCTTCGTGCGTGAGGGAAGGGTGTGCTTGCATTCACGCGCATAGGCTCCACTCACACGAGCAAACAGGGACTTGTGCTCATGAACGAGGTTCCTCTAACCTTAACCCAACAGTGGGACCCCTGCTGTAGACTCAAAGCCTGATCCCTCCACGACCCTGCTGAAGTCAATCCATGCCAGTGGTGCAATTGACACAACTTTCATGCCGTGTCACCGGCAAGAATCCCATCCGGCTGCTTGTTTGGGGAGGTTCTCTAGCCCTCACTGGGACATCTGACACGGCTTTTCCTCTCTGCCGAGCCCCCCAACCAAGGCCTGTCGCGGGAGGGATCTCAGCAGGGCTCCTTCCCCAAATGCTGCCTCCTGTTCCTGTGTCACATGGGGCCAAGGGGGGCCCTTCCATTCCATCTCCGCCTCTTTTTCTTGCCAGAGACCATAACGCAGGAGAGCAAAGGGGGTGATCATCGTCGCCGTCATCGTCTGCCTGCTGCTGTTTGCCGTCCTGGGGGCTGTCCTTTACTTCCTGCACAAGAAAGGAAAGCTGGTTTGCGGGCGCTCCGGCAAGCAAGAAATGTAAGTCGGGATGCGCTTCCTGGGAAATTCCCCTTTGCCCCTCCGTCCAAGTCCACACGCTTTCCAGTCTCATTGCACCCAGCAACAGCCGGCTTCTGAATGCAAgggaaagggggtgggtgggtgggtgggtgtgttgaTCCCCTTATCACACCCTCCCCCCAAAGCAGCAATCGGGAACTTCCATCTTCCCCCTTAATCCCTAATGGACTGTGAGGATGGCCTTGGCACAGGAGGGAAAGTCACAGTCCAACTCTCATCCCAAAGTGGGGAAGCAttaaccagaggggcgggggaggAAGTAGAGTACTTTCAGACTTACAAAACTGATGATAGCCCTTCAGAGTTGTCCAGACAAGAAGCGCCAATCATGTGTACAAACTTTATATAAGGTTACTCCATcagaatagcaaaagcacttctagactgcttcacagtgcttttacagccctctctgagccgtttaggtcagcctattgcccccgacaatctgggggtcctcat is a window of Thamnophis elegans isolate rThaEle1 chromosome 13, rThaEle1.pri, whole genome shotgun sequence DNA encoding:
- the MCAM gene encoding LOW QUALITY PROTEIN: cell surface glycoprotein MUC18 (The sequence of the model RefSeq protein was modified relative to this genomic sequence to represent the inferred CDS: inserted 4 bases in 3 codons; substituted 1 base at 1 genomic stop codon), which gives rise to MSCGRLISLALLGCLLLASSCGGGDAEANVEVSMPDVVEAEIGETVVINCEFSLPENSSYAYINWFSGEKMARKKIISLIQDKEDWAEDQXRDRLNIAKDFSLVIKKVTVQDAKTYICQVGLGSLGVSENQTKLQVSKAPELPEVQLVKDGFRAAEPTPQEIATCTARNGYPAPSIIWYKNREVLHPKEKETEIRATVITESSGLITILSMLSIQVAKEDREAQFHCQVNYTLMGTNKTAVSESFKINVLYATQNVTFTLDQANQELKEGDNATLVCEGDGNPPPEYTLFKTEDTQFLAPDGRLLFPSVLRNDSGVYVCKALDLHTFEEFAASVDLMVNFKTVSLLQTLDVPTIFPAGPQEPAEGEDLLLNCSTSGSGPLKFQWQKKGTLIADGAVLNLTSITYEKMGNYTCVVTMPDFPGWVRSRHIFIAVRAKPQTVPLEQNLSVREGEVMELTCSFYSVPRMNTSWSTSNGTVHTSRRKNQYNSTLSVLVXKEILKSGLNCTGXNEFGSENQHFPLRLNTRVDPDKSKPXRRRAKGVIIVAVIVCLLLFAVLGAVLYFLHKKGKLVCGRSGKQEITRPEAHKDEIVVEVKSEKLPEEAGLLQGANGEKRSPGEPVGSCCSWKVGREGCFPAMPTFWVYWRGQLSSILPPDRWDPSGCRWVSANSSFLNGGPLFLVFSSDLGISTYLFTIKFICRPSRYKVLWAAYSIKRTLKPSTINFPNQ